The following proteins are encoded in a genomic region of Bacteroidia bacterium:
- a CDS encoding DNA cytosine methyltransferase: protein MNKPLTYISLFSSAGVGCYGFKQNGFECIATNEILTKRLKIQAFNNKCKYDTGYLDGDISTKEIKNKLFTEIKKWQTEHKISEPDIIVATPPCQGMSVANHKKNQELTRNSLVVESIKITKEVNPKFFIFENVRAFLNTICTDIDGTEKTIEEAIKINLGGHYNILFKVVNFKDYGSQSSRTRTLVIGVRKDLQNISPFDIFPEKQKPKTLRKLFAGLENINEMGKISKTDIFHSFREYDAKMLRWIENLKEGQSAFQNTEKDRIPHQIKDGKIVINESKNGDKYARWYWDKEGPCVHTRNDILSSQNTVHPAENRVFSIRELMLMMSIPTTFQWTHQSTDKLNKMSLLEKKVFLKKEELNIRHCIGEAVPTGVFSNIAKRINEVLNQKFLSTTEINNVIKKEELSETENLLSFINSDFSKLGLENIYQIAEYANSSRQENSAFFTRKDIAFSVVKDLPELKGKKKIRILEPSVGIGNFIPLLVEKYEDKDEIIFDLVDIDNNSFVVLKNILAKLKLPKKFKFNFINADFLTHAFKEKYDIVVGNPPYKKLTNNQELLSLYKFNVKNNETNNLFSFFIEKAITLGNFVSLIVPKSLINSPEFNITREILKEQNLLKICDYGEKGFKGVKIETISLLLETSTKKQSETILIESYITETVEEKRKNYLLSDKFPYWLIYRNKEFDEISEKMKFDIFNSFRDRQITKQITKDNGKYRVLKSRNVGNNEVKELENYDCYIDDTENLAVAKFLNRDDVVMIPNLTYYPRASFLPKNTITDGSVALLTLKNGSRLPTEKDLEYYGSKEFEKFYRVARNFGTRSLNIDNNSVFFFGLLKKLE from the coding sequence ATGAACAAACCTTTGACATACATAAGTTTATTCAGCAGTGCGGGAGTTGGCTGTTACGGCTTTAAACAAAACGGTTTTGAGTGTATTGCGACAAATGAGATTTTGACGAAACGCCTGAAAATTCAAGCGTTCAACAACAAGTGTAAATACGACACAGGTTATTTGGACGGAGATATTTCAACGAAAGAAATCAAAAACAAACTTTTTACTGAAATCAAAAAGTGGCAAACGGAACACAAAATTTCCGAGCCTGACATAATCGTGGCTACACCACCTTGTCAAGGAATGTCTGTTGCAAACCACAAGAAAAATCAAGAATTGACAAGAAATTCTTTGGTTGTAGAATCAATCAAAATCACAAAAGAAGTCAATCCTAAATTTTTCATTTTTGAAAATGTAAGAGCATTTTTAAATACAATTTGCACCGACATTGACGGAACAGAAAAAACGATTGAAGAAGCCATAAAAATAAATTTAGGCGGACACTACAACATACTTTTCAAAGTCGTAAATTTTAAAGATTATGGTTCACAATCAAGCAGAACAAGAACGCTTGTAATTGGTGTTCGCAAAGACTTGCAGAACATTAGTCCATTTGACATTTTTCCCGAAAAACAAAAACCAAAAACGCTACGCAAACTTTTTGCAGGTTTAGAAAACATAAATGAAATGGGAAAAATATCGAAAACCGATATTTTCCATTCATTTAGAGAATATGATGCAAAAATGTTGCGTTGGATTGAGAATTTGAAAGAAGGACAATCGGCTTTTCAAAACACAGAAAAAGATAGAATACCGCACCAAATAAAAGACGGAAAAATCGTTATCAACGAAAGTAAAAATGGCGACAAATATGCACGTTGGTATTGGGATAAAGAAGGTCCTTGTGTGCATACGAGAAACGATATTTTGTCAAGCCAAAATACTGTTCACCCAGCAGAAAACAGAGTTTTCAGTATTAGAGAACTAATGCTGATGATGAGTATTCCTACAACTTTTCAATGGACACATCAATCAACAGACAAGTTGAATAAAATGAGTTTGCTTGAAAAGAAAGTGTTTTTGAAAAAAGAAGAATTAAACATTAGACATTGCATTGGCGAAGCAGTTCCGACAGGCGTTTTCAGCAACATTGCAAAAAGAATAAACGAAGTTTTAAATCAAAAATTTCTTTCAACAACTGAAATAAACAACGTAATCAAAAAAGAAGAATTGAGCGAAACTGAAAATTTGCTTTCGTTTATCAATTCTGATTTTTCCAAGTTAGGACTTGAAAACATTTATCAAATTGCAGAATACGCAAATTCAAGTCGTCAAGAAAATTCTGCATTTTTCACACGAAAAGACATTGCATTTTCAGTTGTAAAAGATTTGCCCGAACTGAAAGGAAAAAAGAAAATCAGAATTTTAGAACCGTCTGTCGGCATTGGTAATTTCATTCCGTTGTTGGTTGAAAAATACGAAGATAAAGACGAAATAATTTTTGACCTTGTTGATATTGACAATAATTCTTTCGTTGTGCTGAAAAACATTTTAGCCAAATTGAAATTGCCTAAAAAGTTCAAGTTTAATTTCATCAACGCTGATTTTCTTACACACGCTTTCAAAGAAAAATACGATATTGTTGTAGGAAATCCGCCTTACAAAAAACTAACGAACAACCAAGAATTATTATCGCTTTACAAATTCAACGTAAAAAACAATGAAACAAATAATTTGTTTTCGTTCTTCATTGAAAAAGCAATTACGTTAGGAAACTTCGTTTCTTTAATTGTTCCGAAAAGCCTAATCAATTCGCCCGAATTTAATATCACAAGAGAAATTTTGAAAGAGCAAAACCTTTTGAAAATTTGCGATTATGGCGAGAAAGGTTTCAAAGGCGTAAAAATTGAAACAATTAGTTTGTTGCTTGAAACTTCAACTAAAAAACAAAGCGAAACTATTTTAATAGAAAGTTACATCACTGAAACAGTTGAAGAAAAACGGAAAAATTATTTGTTGTCTGACAAGTTCCCATATTGGTTAATTTACCGAAATAAAGAATTTGACGAAATTTCAGAGAAGATGAAATTTGATATTTTCAATAGTTTTAGAGATAGGCAAATTACAAAGCAAATTACGAAAGACAACGGAAAATACAGAGTTTTAAAATCACGCAATGTGGGTAATAACGAAGTCAAAGAATTGGAAAATTACGACTGTTATATTGACGATACAGAAAATTTGGCTGTCGCCAAATTTCTTAATCGTGATGATGTCGTAATGATTCCGAACCTTACTTATTATCCAAGAGCGAGTTTTTTGCCCAAAAACACCATTACGGACGGTTCGGTTGCTTTATTGACTTTGAAAAATGGTAGCCGACTTCCGACAGAAAAAGATTTGGAATATTACGGTTCAAAAGAATTTGAGAAGTTTTATCGTGTTGCCCGAAATTTCGGAACACGTTCACTAAACATTGATAATAATTCCGTTTTCTTCTTCGGGCTTTTAAAAAAATTAGAGTAA
- a CDS encoding OmpH family outer membrane protein, giving the protein MKLFVKILFCLFWLVLGQNIASAQKFAYVDTKYIFDKMPEYNAVEKEIEQLSLQWQKDLEDMQKKIDKMYRDYQAEKVLLTQDVQRQREDAIMKEEQKVVDFKKKKFGYDGELFKQREEKMKPIQDKIFSAIELVAKEKKYNFIFDKSGAVVMLFVDPTFDVSDAVVQKLGSIAGTGVPSAPSKPNQPTPTPQNRSGSGMPNTPK; this is encoded by the coding sequence ATGAAACTGTTTGTAAAAATATTATTCTGCCTATTCTGGCTTGTTCTCGGCCAAAATATCGCATCAGCACAAAAATTTGCCTACGTTGATACAAAGTATATCTTTGACAAAATGCCTGAATACAACGCAGTAGAAAAAGAAATAGAGCAACTATCTCTGCAATGGCAAAAGGACTTGGAAGATATGCAGAAAAAAATAGACAAAATGTACCGCGATTATCAAGCTGAAAAAGTTCTACTAACCCAAGATGTTCAGCGTCAGCGTGAAGATGCTATCATGAAAGAAGAACAAAAGGTGGTAGATTTCAAAAAGAAAAAATTTGGCTATGACGGAGAATTGTTTAAACAAAGAGAAGAAAAAATGAAGCCAATTCAAGATAAAATATTTTCTGCCATTGAGTTAGTAGCCAAAGAGAAGAAGTATAATTTTATTTTTGATAAATCCGGTGCCGTAGTAATGCTGTTTGTAGATCCAACTTTTGACGTAAGCGATGCCGTTGTTCAAAAACTCGGTTCTATAGCCGGCACAGGAGTGCCTTCTGCGCCATCTAAGCCAAACCAGCCTACCCCCACACCACAAAATAGATCGGGTAGCGGAATGCCAAACACCCCCAAATAA
- a CDS encoding helix-turn-helix domain-containing protein, giving the protein MKAMFGEYIRELRTDKGLTLTQLASQLDLDSANLSKIENGKREFDEKRLDKLATAFNLDIDKLKTEYFGDQFAKKMYEYNCSTETLIVAEEKVNYLKSVNVKQAEIKF; this is encoded by the coding sequence ATGAAAGCAATGTTTGGCGAATACATCAGAGAATTACGGACAGACAAGGGTTTGACCTTGACACAACTTGCATCGCAACTTGACCTTGACTCTGCGAATTTGAGCAAAATTGAAAACGGGAAACGTGAATTTGACGAAAAACGCTTAGACAAATTGGCGACCGCTTTTAACCTTGACATTGACAAGTTGAAAACCGAATACTTTGGCGACCAATTCGCAAAGAAAATGTATGAATACAACTGTTCAACAGAAACGCTAATTGTAGCCGAAGAAAAAGTAAACTACTTGAAAAGTGTAAACGTGAAACAAGCCGAAATAAAATTCTAA
- a CDS encoding S9 family peptidase, with protein MYYIRFINKGATYLLICSFAAWFLISCMKEKDNNIPPVAQKLPKILEKHGHKRTDPYFWMAERDSPEVLKYLKAENDYTQAMMKHTETIQNSLFLEMKNRFKEDDSSAPVLDGTHYYYSRFEPQKEYPIIARKKESLQAAEEILLNVPELAQNHSYFQLGDYAVSPNETKMAYCIDTLSRRLYQIHFKDLENKTHYQEVIENCEAEVIWANDNKTIFYIRKDLTTLRTNRIYSHILGTNPADDKLVYEEKDETFSLGIDKTKSQKFILIIANSTTTSEYLLIDADNPSHQPTRFLPRSKDHLYQVDHINQTFYIITNQDSAQNFQLMTVSDKKYQTRSAWEIRIPHRKEVLLEGIELFDNHLVIQERLGGLTQIRIINEKNKQARNVTFTEPAYFVFIGSNPNANNPNLRLVYTSMTTPTTHFDYNLETNTRTVIKEQTVLGGFSKENYITERIFAEAKDGTKIPISLVYHKGFKRDGSAPCYLYGYGSYGYSLDASFSSIRISLLDRGFVYAIAHVRGGQEMGRYWYEDGKLQHKKNTFTDFIACAEHLIAQKYTSATKLCASGGSAGGLLMGAVANMKPEIFLAIVANVPFVDVVTTMLDESIPLTTGEYDEWGNPNNPKDYEYILSYSPYDNVVPQKYPNMLVITGYHDSQVQYWEPAKWVAKLRATKTDNNKLLFYINMDSGHSGSSGRFESLKEDALEYAFLLDLLHISK; from the coding sequence ATGTATTACATTCGGTTTATCAACAAAGGAGCAACATACTTATTAATATGTAGCTTTGCCGCTTGGTTTCTGATTTCCTGTATGAAAGAAAAGGATAACAACATACCTCCGGTTGCCCAAAAGTTGCCTAAGATATTAGAAAAACACGGCCATAAACGCACCGACCCCTATTTTTGGATGGCCGAAAGGGATTCTCCCGAAGTATTAAAATACTTAAAAGCGGAAAATGATTACACACAAGCTATGATGAAGCACACGGAAACAATACAAAATTCATTGTTTCTGGAGATGAAAAACCGCTTTAAAGAAGATGACAGTTCGGCTCCTGTTTTAGACGGAACACATTACTATTATAGCCGCTTTGAACCTCAAAAAGAGTATCCAATCATCGCCCGAAAAAAAGAATCGCTGCAAGCCGCCGAAGAAATCTTACTCAATGTACCGGAATTAGCCCAAAATCATTCCTACTTTCAATTAGGCGATTATGCGGTTTCCCCAAATGAAACCAAAATGGCTTACTGCATAGATACCTTGAGCCGCAGATTATATCAAATTCATTTTAAAGATTTAGAAAATAAAACTCATTACCAAGAAGTTATAGAAAACTGTGAAGCTGAAGTAATTTGGGCAAATGATAATAAAACTATTTTTTACATCAGAAAAGACCTAACAACCTTACGAACAAATAGAATTTATAGCCATATTTTAGGCACCAACCCCGCTGATGATAAGTTAGTCTATGAAGAAAAAGATGAAACATTCAGTTTAGGTATTGATAAAACTAAATCCCAAAAATTTATTCTGATAATAGCAAACAGCACAACTACCTCCGAATACCTTTTAATAGATGCCGATAACCCGAGCCACCAGCCCACTAGATTTTTACCACGAAGCAAAGATCATCTGTACCAAGTAGATCACATTAACCAGACGTTTTATATCATTACAAATCAAGACAGTGCCCAAAATTTTCAGCTAATGACTGTCTCTGACAAAAAATATCAAACTCGGTCAGCTTGGGAAATCCGCATCCCACATAGAAAAGAAGTTTTATTAGAAGGAATAGAGCTTTTTGATAATCACTTAGTTATTCAAGAACGTTTGGGGGGATTAACCCAAATACGCATTATCAATGAAAAGAACAAACAAGCGCGTAACGTAACTTTTACGGAGCCAGCATATTTTGTATTTATAGGAAGCAATCCCAATGCCAATAACCCAAACCTACGACTTGTTTATACCTCAATGACGACTCCAACCACTCATTTTGACTATAACTTAGAAACAAATACCCGAACGGTTATTAAAGAACAAACAGTTTTGGGAGGGTTCAGCAAAGAGAATTATATAACGGAGAGGATTTTTGCAGAAGCTAAAGACGGTACCAAGATTCCAATTTCATTGGTGTATCATAAAGGTTTTAAGCGAGATGGCTCTGCCCCTTGTTATTTATATGGTTATGGTTCTTATGGTTATTCGTTAGATGCAAGTTTCAGCAGCATCCGGATTAGCTTACTTGATAGGGGCTTTGTGTACGCTATTGCCCACGTTCGAGGCGGGCAAGAAATGGGACGCTATTGGTATGAAGACGGGAAACTTCAGCATAAAAAAAATACATTTACAGACTTTATCGCCTGCGCAGAGCATTTAATAGCTCAAAAATATACCAGTGCAACAAAACTCTGCGCAAGTGGAGGTAGTGCAGGCGGGTTACTCATGGGCGCTGTTGCTAATATGAAACCGGAAATATTTCTGGCCATAGTAGCCAATGTTCCCTTTGTAGATGTAGTAACTACGATGTTGGACGAATCTATACCACTTACAACCGGCGAATACGACGAATGGGGAAACCCCAACAACCCAAAAGACTATGAATACATCCTTTCATATTCACCCTACGATAACGTAGTACCCCAAAAATATCCCAATATGCTTGTAATCACAGGTTATCATGATTCTCAAGTACAATATTGGGAGCCTGCGAAATGGGTGGCTAAACTCCGCGCAACCAAAACAGATAATAACAAGTTGCTGTTTTATATCAACATGGATTCCGGCCACAGTGGTAGTTCCGGTAGATTTGAAAGCCTAAAAGAAGATGCCTTAGAATATGCTTTCTTACTTGATTTACTACATATTAGTAAGTAA
- the murI gene encoding glutamate racemase: MSFDNSHIRPIGVFDSGIGGLTVVKALQERLPNEHFLYFGDTAHLPYGDKSPELIRQYCSVITDFLLLNQVKSVVVACNTASAVAFEQIKNRCPSEIPVIEVITPAVDMAVKYSNSRRIGVIGTKTTILSHLYLRKILERVPEALVVEKATPLLVPMIEEGWNNNKISREIIEAYMSDTGFMHVDTLILGCTHYPLVKQAIENYFKTNDRKVTVIDSSLAIAETLAGLLEQNNLNNSHKHPDIQDKFFVSDITESFRDSAALFFGDDVQLKKINLDFS, translated from the coding sequence TTGAGTTTTGATAATTCACACATACGCCCGATAGGCGTTTTTGACTCCGGCATTGGGGGGCTAACCGTAGTAAAAGCCCTACAGGAAAGGCTTCCCAATGAGCATTTTTTGTACTTTGGAGATACAGCACACCTGCCATACGGAGATAAATCCCCGGAACTAATTCGACAATATTGCAGCGTTATCACCGACTTTTTGCTGCTGAACCAAGTAAAATCAGTTGTTGTAGCCTGCAACACCGCCTCTGCGGTTGCTTTTGAACAAATCAAGAATCGCTGCCCCAGCGAAATACCGGTCATCGAAGTAATCACTCCGGCAGTAGATATGGCAGTTAAATATTCTAATTCCCGAAGAATAGGCGTAATCGGCACGAAAACGACTATTTTATCACATTTATATCTTAGAAAAATTTTGGAACGAGTGCCGGAAGCACTGGTCGTTGAAAAAGCTACTCCACTGCTTGTGCCAATGATAGAAGAAGGCTGGAACAATAACAAAATCAGCCGTGAAATTATCGAAGCCTATATGTCTGATACCGGCTTTATGCACGTAGATACCCTCATACTTGGTTGCACTCATTACCCGCTTGTAAAACAAGCTATCGAAAACTACTTTAAAACTAACGACCGAAAAGTTACTGTAATTGATTCTTCGTTAGCAATAGCTGAAACTCTTGCTGGCTTACTGGAACAAAACAACCTGAATAACAGCCATAAACACCCTGATATTCAAGATAAATTTTTTGTTTCCGATATTACCGAGAGCTTTAGGGATTCTGCTGCATTATTTTTTGGTGATGATGTTCAGCTAAAAAAGATAAATCTTGATTTTTCCTAA
- a CDS encoding Appr-1-p processing protein: MTPIKFIKGDATNPTDNGTKIIVHICNDVGGWGKGFVMAISKRWKQPETKYRSWYKSKELENTDIVQFERLESRDKYSNEKKFELGNVQFVKATDDIWVANMLAQRDIRPDKDGLPPIRYTFVSECLERVRQFAKRQNASVHMPRIGCGLAGGQWTEIEEIVNDNLIAHEIETTVYDFE, translated from the coding sequence TTGACACCAATAAAATTCATAAAAGGAGACGCAACAAATCCAACAGACAACGGAACAAAAATCATTGTTCATATTTGCAATGACGTTGGCGGTTGGGGAAAAGGTTTTGTAATGGCAATTTCTAAAAGGTGGAAACAGCCAGAGACAAAATACAGAAGTTGGTATAAAAGCAAAGAATTAGAGAATACTGACATAGTTCAATTTGAACGGCTTGAAAGTAGAGATAAATACTCAAACGAAAAGAAATTTGAATTAGGAAACGTTCAGTTTGTTAAAGCAACTGACGACATTTGGGTTGCAAATATGCTTGCTCAAAGAGACATTCGCCCAGACAAAGACGGACTTCCTCCTATTCGTTACACTTTTGTTTCTGAGTGTTTAGAAAGAGTTAGACAATTTGCCAAACGACAAAATGCAAGTGTTCATATGCCAAGAATTGGTTGCGGACTTGCAGGTGGACAATGGACAGAAATTGAAGAAATCGTAAACGACAATTTAATTGCTCACGAAATTGAAACGACTGTTTATGACTTTGAATAA
- a CDS encoding patatin-like phospholipase family protein, with the protein MPEINNTFKIGLCMAGAISAGAYTAGAIDYLIEALEEWQKRKDNNESNTPRHNVEIPIIGGASAGGMTGIIAASALQDEIEPVKELLGDIMKQQPSNKFYHTWVDLTDDKMLSILLNTDDITKNGLQSVLNADFIDKVAERAVKVSNASTVDRKYIANNLKVFVTLSNLEGMDFSIAFRSNSYKDKYVVSSYNDYAYFKLCASENDYTNDGWIPLNFKTNLNVDVVKNAAMATGAFPVGLKARILSRGMKYMNDLEWFKHITRDANNPFKKDPYNTVNVDGGMINNEPFDKIRELLLGSITPQKLQDVQDYDKFDSTVLMIDPFPSETEKFDDSTKLTTIIGNTLGVLVGQARLKSSLLIDAMDSKKAGQFLIAPVRYEKKAGGEEISIEGKKAIACGSLDGFGGFISKEFRIHDYFLGRANCEKFLRDHFTVPQSTANKIFMNGYSGITDKTQFTSKTDGGLQIIPIFTERRLSLYMPKFSNGKEYPAVTFNEISSYRKMLKARVEKVILNISKYSRTQRMLLWIGAKVVLNAKIADAVIDSVIESLEEHKLIRK; encoded by the coding sequence ATGCCAGAAATAAATAACACATTCAAAATTGGTTTATGTATGGCAGGTGCAATTTCTGCGGGTGCTTATACTGCTGGAGCTATTGATTATTTGATTGAAGCACTTGAAGAATGGCAAAAACGAAAAGATAATAACGAATCTAATACGCCAAGGCATAACGTTGAAATTCCTATCATTGGCGGTGCATCTGCAGGTGGAATGACAGGGATAATAGCAGCCTCTGCGTTACAGGATGAGATTGAACCCGTAAAGGAGTTGTTAGGCGACATAATGAAACAACAACCAAGCAATAAATTTTATCACACTTGGGTAGATTTAACAGATGATAAAATGCTAAGTATCCTTTTAAATACTGATGATATTACCAAAAACGGATTACAATCAGTTTTAAATGCAGACTTTATTGATAAGGTTGCAGAAAGAGCGGTAAAGGTATCAAACGCATCTACTGTTGATAGAAAGTATATTGCCAACAATTTAAAAGTATTTGTAACGCTTTCCAATCTTGAGGGAATGGATTTTTCTATAGCATTCAGATCTAATTCATATAAGGATAAATATGTTGTGAGTAGCTATAATGATTATGCTTATTTCAAACTTTGCGCATCAGAAAATGACTACACTAATGACGGATGGATTCCACTGAACTTTAAGACTAATTTGAATGTTGATGTTGTAAAAAATGCAGCGATGGCTACAGGTGCATTTCCTGTAGGATTGAAAGCAAGAATACTAAGTCGCGGCATGAAATATATGAATGACCTTGAATGGTTTAAACACATTACAAGAGATGCAAACAATCCATTCAAGAAAGACCCATACAATACAGTGAATGTTGATGGAGGTATGATAAATAATGAGCCGTTTGATAAAATCAGAGAACTTCTTCTTGGTTCAATCACTCCCCAAAAATTGCAAGATGTTCAAGATTATGATAAGTTTGATAGCACAGTATTAATGATTGACCCATTCCCAAGTGAAACAGAGAAGTTTGACGATAGCACCAAGCTGACTACAATAATAGGAAACACACTTGGAGTATTGGTGGGGCAAGCACGTTTAAAGTCTTCTCTTTTGATAGATGCAATGGATTCAAAGAAAGCAGGGCAATTCTTAATTGCTCCTGTCAGATATGAAAAGAAAGCGGGGGGAGAGGAAATATCCATTGAAGGAAAGAAAGCTATAGCTTGCGGCTCCTTAGACGGCTTTGGCGGCTTTATCAGTAAGGAATTTAGAATTCATGATTACTTTTTAGGTAGAGCCAATTGCGAAAAATTTCTCCGTGACCATTTCACAGTTCCTCAAAGTACGGCAAATAAAATCTTTATGAACGGATATTCAGGAATTACAGACAAAACACAATTTACATCAAAAACTGATGGAGGGTTGCAGATAATACCAATTTTTACAGAAAGGCGACTTTCGCTTTATATGCCTAAATTTTCCAATGGAAAAGAATATCCTGCTGTTACTTTTAACGAAATTAGTTCTTACAGAAAAATGCTAAAAGCAAGGGTTGAAAAAGTTATACTTAATATTTCCAAGTACAGCAGAACGCAACGTATGCTGTTGTGGATTGGGGCTAAAGTAGTGCTAAACGCTAAAATCGCAGATGCGGTAATTGACTCGGTAATAGAATCACTGGAAGAACATAAACTCATCAGAAAATAA
- a CDS encoding OmpH family outer membrane protein, protein MLFRFLTVFLAVYCYALSSLFAQSPKIAYTNIEYILTFMPEAKQMQQQLDVFEKKLSEQLSVKQSYAQGKLEEYYKLVEEKKLTHEQDEARKKELLKLEDEIKKFTSDSEAQLLTKKEELLKPIIDKLQTAINTVAKEDGYTIVLNSSNSTGVSNILYAPESDNITEKIIKKLGLNLAPPPSNTPKPNTPGGK, encoded by the coding sequence ATGTTATTTCGTTTTTTGACAGTATTTTTAGCTGTTTATTGCTATGCATTAAGTTCATTATTTGCGCAATCCCCCAAAATTGCTTACACAAATATTGAATACATCCTGACGTTTATGCCGGAGGCTAAACAAATGCAGCAACAATTAGACGTTTTTGAAAAAAAACTATCAGAACAGTTAAGTGTAAAGCAAAGCTATGCGCAAGGTAAATTAGAAGAATACTATAAATTAGTAGAAGAGAAAAAACTCACACATGAACAAGACGAAGCCAGAAAGAAAGAACTGCTAAAGTTAGAAGATGAAATCAAAAAGTTTACCAGCGATTCTGAAGCACAACTTTTAACCAAAAAAGAGGAACTCTTAAAACCAATTATTGACAAGCTACAAACTGCTATCAATACTGTGGCCAAAGAGGACGGCTATACAATCGTTTTAAACAGTTCCAACTCAACGGGAGTTTCCAATATTTTGTATGCTCCCGAAAGTGATAATATCACCGAAAAAATCATTAAGAAGTTGGGTTTGAATTTAGCTCCTCCGCCGTCGAATACTCCGAAGCCAAATACCCCGGGAGGTAAGTAA